Proteins encoded in a region of the Zea mays cultivar B73 chromosome 2, Zm-B73-REFERENCE-NAM-5.0, whole genome shotgun sequence genome:
- the LOC100275065 gene encoding uncharacterized protein LOC100275065 translates to MATADGEPQPVATDPAQVQAPAPAPAPYPSPAKRKPEADVEADANLAPPKAARPDVDEEAAAVAEAARASARAADKGKGKMVVEEEEEEEEEEEDDSEESSDDDEGGGGGSSDDDELVEDPMAEVDLSNILPSRTRRRAPPQPGAYLVTPEEAAAEDDDDDADVVPEEDEGAEGEESD, encoded by the coding sequence ATGGCCACTGCCGACGGCGAGCCCCAGCCCGTGGCCACCGACCCCGCCCAGGTCCAGGCTCCGGCACCGGCACCGGCACCCTACCCTTCCCCGGCCAAGCGCAAGCCCGAGGCGGATGTGGAAGCCGACGCCAACCTTGCGCCCCCTAAAGCCGCGCGTCCCGACGTCGACGAGGAGGCCGCCGCTGTGGCCGAGGCTGCCAGGGCCAGTGCTCGCGCGGCTGACAAGGGTAAGGGCAAGATGGTagtcgaggaggaggaggaggaggaggaggaggaggaagacgacagcGAGgagagcagcgacgacgacgagggcggcggcggcggcagcagcgatGACGACGAGCTCGTTGAAGACCCGATGGCCGAGGTAGACCTCAGCAACATCCTCCCCTCGCGGACCCGCCGCCGCGCCCCCCCGCAGCCCGGGGCGTACCTCGTCACTCCGGAGGAGGCTGCCgcggaggacgacgacgacgacgctgacGTGGTTCCTGAGGAGGATGAGGGAGCGGAGGGAGAGGAGAGCGATTAA